From the Peromyscus leucopus breed LL Stock chromosome 8b, UCI_PerLeu_2.1, whole genome shotgun sequence genome, one window contains:
- the LOC114688559 gene encoding olfactory receptor 1468-like gives MIMSNQTVISKFLLLGLPILPEHRHLLYALFLAMYLTTVLGNIIIIIIIQLDSHLHTPMYFFLSNLSFSDLCFSSVTMPKLLQNMQSQDPSITYAGCLAQLYFLMVFGDMEIFLLVVMAYDRYVAICFPLHYTTIMSPKLCVCLMVLCWVLTTLYSMLHTLLLARLSFCEDNVIPQFFCDISALLKLACSDIYINELMIFIMGGLVSVIPFVLIIVSYVRIVCSILKVSSTHVIHKVFSTCGSHLTVVSLFYGTIIALYIFPSANNSTVKKTVMAMMCTVVTPMLNPFIYSLRNRDMKEALIRVLCKKKISL, from the coding sequence atgataatgaGCAACCAAACTGTCATCTCCAAGTTCCTCCTCCTGGGCCTACCCATTCTTCCAGAGCACCGGCACCTGCTCTATGCCCTGTTCCTGGCCATGTACCTCACCACCGTCCTGggaaacatcatcatcatcatcatcattcaactggactcccatctccacacacccatgtatttttttctcagcaacttgtccttctctgacctctgtttcTCCTCTGTCACAATGCCTAAATTGCTGCAGAACATGCAGAGCCAGGACCCATCCATCACATATGCAGGCTGCCTGGCACAACTGTactttttaatggtttttggAGACATGGAGATCTTCCTCCTTGTggtcatggcctatgaccgctatgtggccatctgtttCCCCCTCCATTACACCACCATCATGAGCCccaaactctgtgtgtgtctgatggTGCTGTGCTGGGTGCTTACCACTCTGTATTCCATGCTGCACACACTACTCTTGGCTAGATTGTCATTCTGTGAGGACAATGTGATACCCCAGTTTTTCTGTGACATATCTGCCCTGCTCAAGTTAGCCTGTTCTGACATTTATATTAATGAATTAATGATATTTATCATGGGAGGGCTTGTTAGTGTCATCCCATTCGTACTCATTATTGTGTCCTATGTACGAATTGTCTGCTCCATCCTAAAAGTTTCTTCTACTCACGTTATCCACAAGGTCTTCTCCACTTGTGGCTCCCACCTAACTGTGGTCTCACTGTTCTATGGGACAATTATTGCTCTCTACATATTTCCATCAGCTAATAACTCTACTGTGAAGAAAACTGTCATGGCCATGATGTGCACTGTGGTCACTCCCATGTTGAACCCcttcatctacagcctgaggaacagagATATGAAAGAGGCCCTGATAAGAGTCCTTTGCAAGAAGAAAATCTCCTTATAA